The segment ACGTCTTCCGGGTGTTCGACGCCCTGAACGACATCCGCAACATGGAGAAGGCCATCGTCACCGCCAAAAAGACCGGGGCCACCGTCCAGGGCGCGCTGAGCTACACCATCTCGCCGGTGCACTCCATAGACGGCTTCGTGTCCTTCGCCAAGGAGCTCAAGAACCTGGGCTGCGACATCATCACCATCAAGGACATGGCCGGGCTGATCTCCCCGGCCTCGGCCCAGGAGCTGATATCAAAACTTAAATCAGAAGTGGGCCTGCCGGTCTGCCTGCACTCCCACTGCACCACCGGCATGGCACCGACCTCATACTTCGCCGCAGCCCAGGCCGGGGCCGACATCCTGGACTGCGCCATCTCGCCCTTCGGCTCGGGCACCAGCCAGCCGCCCACCGAGTCCATGGTGGAGATGCTGGACAACGCCGGTTTCGGGCTGAAGGTGGACAAGTCGCACTTTTTGGAGATCGCCGAGTATTTCCAGGACATCAAGGACCGGGCCTACCAGCACCTGATCACCCCGGTGGCCGAGAGGGTGGACGTCCGGGCCCTGGTCTACCAGGTGCCGGGCGGGATGCTGACCAACATGGTCAGCCAGCTGGAAAAGCAGAATGCCCTGGACAAGTTCGAGGCCGTGCTCAAGGAGATCCCCAAGGTGCGGGCCGAGCTGGGCTACGTGCCGCTGGTGACCCCCACCTCGCAGATAGTGGGCACCCAGGCCACCTTCAACGTGCTGGCCGGGGAAAGATACAAGATCATCATCCAGGAGGTCA is part of the candidate division TA06 bacterium genome and harbors:
- a CDS encoding pyruvate carboxylase subunit B, which gives rise to MVNITETAFRDAHQSLIATRMRTEDMIPMIEKMDQVGYWSFEMWGGATFDTMLRFLDENPWERIRIFKKHTKKTKLQMLLRGQNLVGYKHYSDDILERFIKKAAELGIDVFRVFDALNDIRNMEKAIVTAKKTGATVQGALSYTISPVHSIDGFVSFAKELKNLGCDIITIKDMAGLISPASAQELISKLKSEVGLPVCLHSHCTTGMAPTSYFAAAQAGADILDCAISPFGSGTSQPPTESMVEMLDNAGFGLKVDKSHFLEIAEYFQDIKDRAYQHLITPVAERVDVRALVYQVPGGMLTNMVSQLEKQNALDKFEAVLKEIPKVRAELGYVPLVTPTSQIVGTQATFNVLAGERYKIIIQEVKDLCKGLYGKTPAPIDPVVMKKAIGDEKPITDRPASHIAPEWEKCKKEMEGISDKEEDILSYALYPAVAKEYFEVQKDPLKKKARQDSLKVGLPSPDGHPQRHFVMRVNGQDYEVGVTETE